ATCATATCGGCATTCCAAAAACTAACTATGTGCGAGATAAAAAGGATGTGTTGCCAGCCATTTCACGGGTGGGTAATGCACCTGTCATTATTAAGCTTATCGAGGGTACTCAAGGCATTGGCGTCTTATTGGCAGAGAGTACCAAATCTGCAGAAGCTTTAATCGAATTGCTACAGAGCCAGAAACAAAACGTTCTTGTGCAAAAATTTGTAGCAGAAAGCAAAGGCAAGGATATTCGCGCTTTCGTGGTAGGTAACCAAGTTGTGGCTGCCATGCGCCGGGTAGCCCAAGGACAAGAATTTCGCAGTAACGTTCACCGTGGTGGTATTACCGAAGCAGTCGAATTGAATGACCATTATAAAGAAGCAGCCGTTCGCGCTGCACAAATTATGGGGTTACAGGTGGCTGGCGTAGATATGCTTGAAGGTGCCGATGGACCTCAAATAATGGAGGTTAATTCTTCCCCCGGCTTAGAAGGGATTGAAACCTGTACCAAACTGGATATTGCAGGTTCAATTATCGACTATATATCTGCCCAGGTAGATTTCCCCGAGATTGATATACGCCAACGCCTAACCGTGAGCAAAGGCTACGGTGTGAGTGAGCTTTATATTCCAGAAGGCTCACAATATATTGGGCAGACCATATCAGAATCAGGTTTACCCGAGCAGGATATTAACGTACTGACTCTATACCGAGGCAATAAAGTTATTCCTAACCCTAAATCCAGTCGTCAACTTGAGGCAGACGACAAGTTGTTATGTTTTGGTAAATTGGAATCAATGCGCTCAATGATTCCAGTAAAAAACCAACGTAAACAGAAGGCCAAACCTAAAAAGTTACCCAAAGAGGCTTTGGATATTGCTGAAGAGGTTCATCATCATCAGCAAGCAGGATAGCTATATCAGGTCATTGATAATTCACTGAAGAAAATAAGGGTGGCATGAATCAGGAAGAGTTATTTACCCTACTCAATGGTAGCCTGAATAAAGTCATTGATACGGTCTCGCGGATTGAAACCTATAGCGAAATCGCCGTTATTATCTTGGTCTATACACTAGCTTACATGCTTGCCAGTAGGCTTCGCAAACATATCCCTATCTTTAAACAGAGGCCAACACCCCCTGAAAGTTTCCCAATCCATGACCTGTTTTTCCGCTTTGGGAAACTACTATTTCCGTTATTTGCAATATTACTATTACGATTGACATTAGAGTTCAGCCAACTGGTACTGGAAGACGGCTGGGTAATGAAGTTCGCCTTAGTTGCAGCCATATTGTTGCTATTCAACTCATTCGTAAATCTTGTTATCACTCACAAACTTGTAGCACAGATATTCCGTTGGATTGGTCTACCCATTTTATTTCTACACTTGATTGGCATTTTGGATGATATTGTTCAGGTTCTTGAGTCCATTGCTATTAAAGTTGGAAATATCAATCTGTCAGCCTATGGGGTGGTAAGAGTTATCCTATTTGGCTCACTGTTATTTTGGTTAGGGCGGGTTTCTAATTCCACAGGCCAGACGCTTATTCGCAAACAACAATCGTTAGATTTTCG
This genomic interval from Spartinivicinus ruber contains the following:
- a CDS encoding cation:proton antiporter regulatory subunit: MSELYIPEGSQYIGQTISESGLPEQDINVLTLYRGNKVIPNPKSSRQLEADDKLLCFGKLESMRSMIPVKNQRKQKAKPKKLPKEALDIAEEVHHHQQAG